GGGTGCTGGCCTGGCTGACCAGCGAGCTGGACGGCCTGACCCTGGTCGATACCAACAAGGATCCCAAGACCCGCCTGCAGGAGTTCCTGCAATCGCGCGCCTGCGAGCTGCCGCGTTACGAAGTGGTCGATATCCAGGGCGAACCCCATTGCCGGACATTCGTGGTCGAATGTCAGGTCAATCTACTCAATGACAAGACCCTGGGCCAAGGCGCCAGTCGCCGGATCGCCGAACAGGTCGCGGCCACCGCCGCGCTGATCGCCCTGGGTGTGGAGAACGGCAATGACTGATTCGCCCGTAACGCGCTGTGGCTATGTCGCCATCGTTGGCCGTCCCAACGTGGGCAAATCGACGCTGCTCAATCACATCCTCGGCCAGAAGCTGGCGATCACCTCGCGCAAGCCGCAGACCACCCGCCACAACATGCTCGGCATCAAGACCGAAGGCGAGGTGCAGGCCATCTATGTCGATACCCCCGGCCTGCACAAGAACAACGACAAGGCGATCAACCGCTACATGAACAAGAACGCCTCGTCGGCCCTCAAGGACGTCGACGTGGTGATCTTCGTGGTCGATCGCACCCGCTGGACCGACGAGGACCAGATGGTCCTCGAGCGCGTCCAGTACGTCGAAGGCCCGGTAATCCTCGCGGTCAACAAGACCGATCGTCTGGAAGACAAGGCCGACCTGATGCCGCACCTGCAGTGGCTGGCAGAGCAGTTGCCCAACGCCGAGATCGTGCCGGTTTCGGCGCAGCACGGCCATAACCTCGATGCGCTGGAAAAGCTGGTAGGCGAGCGTTTGCCCGAAGGCGTGCATTTCTTCCCCGAAGA
Above is a genomic segment from Pseudomonas argentinensis containing:
- the era gene encoding GTPase Era translates to MTDSPVTRCGYVAIVGRPNVGKSTLLNHILGQKLAITSRKPQTTRHNMLGIKTEGEVQAIYVDTPGLHKNNDKAINRYMNKNASSALKDVDVVIFVVDRTRWTDEDQMVLERVQYVEGPVILAVNKTDRLEDKADLMPHLQWLAEQLPNAEIVPVSAQHGHNLDALEKLVGERLPEGVHFFPEDQITDRSGRFFAAELVREKIMRQLGAELPYQITVEIEEFKREGRIMHIHALILVERDGQKKIIIGEKGERLKRIGQEARKDMESMFDTKVMLNLWVKVKSGWSDDERALRSLGYDDI